A single region of the Metarhizium brunneum chromosome 6, complete sequence genome encodes:
- the NMRAL1_3 gene encoding NmrA-like family domain-containing protein 1: MSKIFTVFGATGNQGGSVIRAVLADPVLSKEYKLRGVTRDVSKPAAQALTAKGVEMVKADMSSPEAAAPAVQGAHSVFMVTNFWESMSDKIEIAQGKAVTDASKAAGVKHLIFSSLINVTDASNGRLAHVTHFDGKAKIEQYIRGSGLQSTFVQPGLFMSGFFGFIRKQDDGSLAWAMPEGVKADQAQIPLFDAAADTGIFVKAALRSTADGRVIRAATDYYTPSRIVSEFEAVTGKKVAFREVPHEAFKAAFPPAAAQELLENMLLLQAPGYYAGADLKDSLELLGRDKPTTWKAFVEENKAKWE, translated from the exons ATGTCCAAAATCTTCACTGTCTTCGGCGCCACCGGCAACCAGGGCGGCTCCGTCATCAGAGCCGTCCTCGCAGACCCCGTCCTCTCCAAGGAATACAAACTCCGCGGCGTCACGCGCGACGTCAGCAAGCCGGCCGCGCAGGCCCTGACGGCCAAGGGCGTCGAAATGGTCAAG GCCGACATGTCGTCCCccgaggccgccgcgcccgccgTGCAAGGCGCCCACTCCGTCTTCATGGTGACCAACTTCTGGGAGAGCATGTCGGACAAGATCGAAATCGCGCAGGGCAAGGCCGTCACCGACGCCTCCAAGGCCGCCGGCGTCAAGCACCTCATCTTCTCGTCCCTCATCAACGTCACCGACGCCAGCAACGGCCGCCTCGCCCACGTCACCCACTTtgacggcaaggccaagatcgAGCAGTACATCCGCGGCAGCGGCCTGCAGTCGACCTTTGTCCAGCCGGGCCTCTTTATGAGCGGCTTCTTCGGCTTCATCCGGAAGCAGGACGACGGCAGCCTGGCCTGGGCCATGCCCGAGGGCGTCAAGGCCGACCAGGCGCAGATTCCGCTGTTTGACGCGGCCGCCGACACGG GCATCTTTGTCAAGGCCGCGCTGAGGAGCACCGCCGACGGAAGGGTGATTCGCGCCGCTACGGATTACTACACCCCGTCGCGTATCGTGTCTGAGTTTGAGGCCGTCACGGGCAAAAAGGTTGCGTTCCGCGAGGTGCCGCACGAGGCGTTCAAGGCGGCCTTCCCGCCGGCCGCGGCGCAGGAGTTGCTGGAGAATATGCTCCTGCTGCAGGCGCCGGGGTACTATGCTGGCGCGGATCTGAAGGACAGCTTGGAGCTCTTGGGGCGGGATAAGCCGACTACGTGGAAGGCGTTTGTGGAGGAGAACAAGGCCAAGTGGGAGTAG
- the bik6 gene encoding Efflux pump bik6, whose amino-acid sequence MSDKEKHDPEPPPPPPPAADNDVDSAADSGDDDEAKSEDLDGHRPTLREIRSNTSGATATGSLARRDTVLSRIRSRPAPTFTHPLAHVRTSEAELVGFEGPDDPYHPLNWATHRKASTTLLYGLVTMTATWASSAYSAGTGQIAREFGVGTQVATLGTTLYLFGFGLGPLLWAPLSEVYGRRAAVLAPMFVAVCFSFGSAAAKDLQTLMLTRFFGAFFASAPVTNTGGVLGDLYTPAWRGIAMAGYAMAVVGGPVLGPIVSAAVVEQPSLGWRWTEYLTGILQVVVLGAALVFIDESYPPKLLVYKARRLRHDTGNWALHAQFEEWDVGVGELARKFLLRPLQLLCTPICFLMALYASFCYGILYMQLGAIPIVFGELRGWRPLVATLPFLSILAGAALGCGLNVYNQTLYNRAYHAAGDRAVPEKRLPPMMLGSLLFSAGQFLLGWTARPSVPWIAPCLGLAMLGAGFFTIFQAALNYLVDTFQAHAASAVAANTFLRSCFAGAFPLVVGPLYHNLGVGPGSSITAGFAALLIPVPFVFYRYGRRVRAKSKWSRKSVF is encoded by the exons ATGTcggacaaggagaagcaCGACCcggagccgccgccgccgccgccgcccgccgccgacaacgaCGTCGACTCGGCGGCCGAcagcggcgacgacgacgaagccaAGTCGGAAGACCTCGACGGCCACCGGCCCACGCTGCGCGAAATCCGGTCCAACACGTCGGGCGCCACGGCGACGGGCAGCCTCGCCCGCCGCGACACGGTGCTCTCGCGGATACGCTCGCGGCCGGCGCCGACCTTCACGCACCCCCTCGCCCACGTGCGCACGAGCGAGGCCGAGCTCGTGGGCTTCGAGGGCCCCGACGACCCGTACCACCCGCTCAACTGGGCGACGCACAGGaaggcgtcgacgacgctgCTGTACGGGCTCGTGACCATGACGGCGAcgtgggcgtcgtcggcgtacTCGGCGGGCACGGGGCAGATTGCGCGCGAGTTCGGCGTGGGCACGCAGGTGGCGACGCTGGGCACGACGCTGTACCTGTTTGGCTTCGGGCTCGGGCCGCTGCTGTGGGCGCCGCTCAGCGAGGTGTAcgggcgccgcgccgccgtcctggcGCCCATGTTTGTCGCCGTGTGCTTCAGCTTCGGCAGCGCCGCGGCCAAGGACCTGCAGACGCTGATGCTGACGCGCTTCTTTGGCGCGTTTTTCGCCTCGGCGCCCGTCACCAACACGGGCGGCGTGCTGGGGGACCTGTACACGCCGGCGTGGAGGGGGATCGCCATGGCGGGCtatgccatggccgtcgtgggcGGTCCGGTGCTGG GACCCATcgtctcggccgccgtcgtcgagcagcCGTCCCTCGGCTGGCGCTGGACCGAGTACCTCACGGGCATCCTCCAGGTGGTGGTGCTCGGCGCGGCGctcgtcttcatcgacgAGAGCTACCCGCCCAAGCTGCTCGTCTACAAGgcgcggcggctgcggcacgACACGGGCAACTGGGCGCTGCACGCGCAGTTCGAGGAATGGgacgtgggcgtgggcgagCTGGCGCGCAAGTTCCTCCTGCGGCCGCTGCAGCTCCTCTGCACGCCCATCTGCTTCCTGATGGCGCTCTACGCCAGCTTCTGCTACGGCATCCTGTACATGCAGCTGGGGGCCATCCCCATCGTCTTCGGCGAGCTGCGCGGGTGGCGGCCGCTCGTGGCGACGCTGCCGTTCCTAAgcatcctcgccggcgccgcgctCGGCTGCGGCCTCAACGTGTACAACCAGACGCTGTACAACCGCGCCTaccacgccgccggcgaccgCGCCGTGCCCGAGAAGCGcctgccgcccatgatgctgGGCTCGCTGCTCTTCAGCGCCGGCCAGTTCCTGCTCGGCTGGACCGCGCGCCCGTCCGTCCCCTGGATCGCGCcctgcctcggcctcgccatgctcggcgccggcttcttcaCCATCTTCCAGGCCGCGCTCAACTACCTCGTCGACACGTTCCAGGCCcacgccgcctcggccgtcgcCGCAAACACCTTTCTGCGCTCGTGCTTTGCCGGCGCCTTcccgctcgtcgtcggcccGCTGTACCACAACCTCGGCGTCGGCCCGGGGTCCAGCATCACCGCCGGGTTCGCGGCCCTGCTGATCCCCGTGCCCTTTGTGTTTTACCGGTACGGCCGCCGCGTGCgcgccaagtccaagtgGTCTCGGAAATCCGTCTTTTGA